One Nostoc punctiforme PCC 73102 DNA window includes the following coding sequences:
- a CDS encoding CCA tRNA nucleotidyltransferase produces the protein MHESIPSTLAPENWPFSLEFLPQSAYMVGGAVRDALLGRTREYLDLDFVIPSKAVKVARAIAHHYKAGFVLLDAERQIARVVFPHATADFAQQEGDSLEVDLHRRDFTVNAIAYNPHTQEIIDPLQGYVDLQQGILRMISPANLEDDPLRLMRGYRQAAQLGFTIEPGTRTAICSLASHLSKVAAERVRVEIGYLLANSQGTPWISSAWEDGLLAPLFKNATRESLNKLAAVDNAAALITENWQQLGAKLQEYVRDSIKTTWLGIAKLACLVNPNPELAEIELQQLTYSRAEIRGVTTALKLLPQFKVVDMSLREQYLLFRDADIVFPTAAVLAMALDNLVEAMSGDKPQHTAVATSLETKARDCPVLTLLINRYLNPDDLVAHPSLLVSGKELLVALDIPASPIIGQLLTEIAVAQAEGKVSTPTEAIAYARQLQEKLN, from the coding sequence ATGCATGAATCAATTCCTTCTACCCTAGCTCCCGAAAATTGGCCTTTTAGTTTAGAATTCTTGCCACAATCAGCTTACATGGTAGGTGGCGCTGTGCGAGATGCGCTACTTGGTAGAACTCGTGAATATCTGGATCTAGATTTTGTCATCCCATCTAAAGCGGTAAAGGTAGCAAGAGCGATCGCTCATCATTACAAAGCTGGTTTTGTATTACTCGATGCAGAACGACAAATTGCTCGTGTGGTTTTTCCCCACGCCACAGCCGACTTTGCCCAACAGGAAGGAGATAGTTTAGAGGTTGATTTGCACAGACGAGACTTTACAGTAAATGCGATCGCCTATAATCCCCATACACAAGAAATTATCGATCCTCTACAAGGCTATGTAGACTTACAACAGGGCATTTTGCGAATGATATCACCCGCAAACTTAGAAGATGATCCTTTGCGCTTAATGCGAGGTTATCGCCAAGCCGCCCAATTAGGTTTTACTATTGAGCCAGGTACCCGAACCGCAATTTGTTCTTTAGCATCACATCTGAGCAAAGTTGCAGCCGAACGAGTTCGGGTAGAAATTGGCTATCTACTGGCAAATTCTCAAGGTACTCCTTGGATCTCAAGTGCTTGGGAAGATGGTTTACTTGCCCCTCTCTTCAAAAATGCTACTCGTGAAAGCTTGAACAAACTAGCCGCAGTTGATAATGCAGCCGCCTTAATCACAGAAAATTGGCAACAATTAGGGGCAAAACTACAAGAATATGTCCGCGATAGTATCAAAACTACTTGGTTAGGTATTGCCAAACTTGCTTGTCTTGTCAATCCCAATCCAGAATTAGCAGAAATAGAGCTACAACAACTAACTTATAGTCGTGCCGAAATTCGGGGTGTAACCACTGCTTTGAAATTGTTACCGCAGTTTAAAGTAGTCGATATGTCTTTGCGAGAACAATATCTTTTATTCCGTGACGCAGATATTGTGTTTCCCACTGCGGCAGTATTGGCTATGGCACTTGATAATTTGGTAGAGGCGATGTCTGGTGACAAGCCACAACACACAGCAGTCGCTACAAGTTTGGAAACCAAAGCAAGGGACTGCCCTGTCTTGACACTTTTAATCAACCGCTACCTTAACCCTGACGATCTGGTTGCTCATCCCTCTCTACTAGTGAGCGGGAAGGAGTTGCTCGTAGCATTAGATATACCAGCTTCACCAATCATTGGACAACTTTTGACAGAAATTGCCGTAGCACAAGCTGAGGGAAAAGTCTCAACGCCAACAGAAGCGATCGCTTATGCACGTCAATTACAAGAAAAGCTAAATTGA
- a CDS encoding Ycf34 family protein encodes MCICVNCHYVDSCVTYHAVEGQHQQPHLTETPSFDPNEPSINVNIRTKDDLIEMEWDVVGCLSFKRETGKWSKLRPGELVPT; translated from the coding sequence ATGTGTATTTGTGTGAACTGCCACTATGTAGACAGCTGTGTTACCTATCATGCCGTAGAAGGGCAGCACCAACAGCCTCACTTGACTGAAACACCCAGTTTTGATCCGAATGAACCTTCTATCAATGTCAATATTCGGACAAAAGATGATCTAATTGAGATGGAATGGGATGTTGTTGGTTGTCTCAGCTTTAAACGGGAAACGGGTAAGTGGTCGAAATTGCGTCCTGGTGAATTAGTGCCGACTTGA
- a CDS encoding M15 family metallopeptidase, producing MNKAGFSGKPQNSSNDLGDDIPVAVRDTPVAARKMWLQPQIMLIGGVVGFILLALISGFLFFVTAPKKTADSQPLPATSTPPTPAPSNNSSDTVLGHFPYPEAPQSELVTISANRGIRMRKSAAQKFEEMVAAARSAGVTLVPISGFRSVKDQEQLFFGVGAQRNQTPAERAALSAPPGHSEHHTGYAVDVGDGSVPATNLQTNFDKTKAYQWLQANAARFSFEMSFPKDNVQGVSYEPWHWRFVGDRNSLEMFYKARNLKPTKISP from the coding sequence TTGAATAAGGCAGGGTTTTCTGGAAAACCGCAAAACTCATCGAATGACCTTGGTGATGATATTCCAGTGGCTGTACGTGATACACCTGTTGCAGCACGCAAAATGTGGTTGCAGCCCCAAATTATGCTGATTGGCGGAGTGGTGGGATTTATCCTGCTGGCTTTAATTAGCGGTTTTTTGTTTTTCGTCACTGCACCCAAAAAAACCGCCGATTCTCAACCTTTACCAGCTACTTCTACTCCTCCGACTCCAGCACCATCTAATAATTCTAGCGATACTGTATTAGGGCATTTTCCCTACCCAGAAGCGCCTCAGTCAGAACTAGTAACCATCTCCGCAAATAGGGGCATTAGAATGCGAAAATCTGCTGCCCAAAAGTTTGAGGAGATGGTAGCAGCAGCCCGGAGTGCAGGTGTAACTTTAGTGCCCATTTCTGGCTTTCGCTCAGTGAAAGACCAGGAACAATTGTTTTTTGGTGTCGGTGCCCAACGAAATCAAACACCAGCAGAACGAGCTGCCCTCAGCGCTCCTCCTGGTCATAGCGAACATCACACAGGTTATGCTGTGGATGTTGGGGATGGATCGGTACCAGCAACTAATCTCCAAACCAATTTTGACAAGACCAAGGCTTATCAGTGGCTGCAAGCAAATGCAGCACGTTTTAGCTTTGAAATGTCTTTTCCTAAAGATAATGTTCAAGGTGTGAGTTATGAGCCTTGGCACTGGCGTTTTGTCGGCGATCGCAACAGCTTAGAAATGTTCTACAAAGCCAGAAATTTGAAACCCACTAAGATATCGCCATAG
- the tsaB gene encoding tRNA (adenosine(37)-N6)-threonylcarbamoyltransferase complex dimerization subunit type 1 TsaB, with protein sequence MTTELKHFTTKYALSLHTTTPELGLAISNFSGENRSQVWNLGRDLSSLIHQYLIDFIKPQTWADLSFIAVAKGPGGFTGTRIGVVAARTLGQQLDIPIFAISTLAAVAWAEVGKSLNLKTIAVEMPAQRGQIFAAIYQFEPDVSKLKVCLPDRVFTPEAWQETLGNWNTNYQLIQAKSGLAATVTSILELANLDWQEGKYPNWSEALPYYGQHPVEI encoded by the coding sequence TTGACTACAGAACTAAAACACTTCACAACGAAATACGCTTTATCACTACACACCACCACTCCCGAATTAGGATTGGCAATTAGTAATTTTTCTGGTGAAAATCGCTCTCAAGTTTGGAATTTGGGGCGTGATTTATCTAGCTTAATCCATCAATATTTAATTGACTTTATCAAACCGCAAACTTGGGCGGATTTGTCTTTCATCGCAGTTGCAAAAGGTCCTGGTGGCTTTACAGGAACTCGCATTGGTGTTGTCGCTGCTCGAACTTTAGGTCAACAATTAGATATCCCTATATTTGCAATTTCAACTTTAGCTGCGGTGGCTTGGGCAGAAGTAGGCAAAAGTCTAAATCTAAAAACTATTGCTGTAGAAATGCCAGCCCAACGAGGTCAAATCTTTGCTGCTATCTATCAGTTTGAGCCAGATGTTTCTAAACTAAAAGTGTGTTTACCAGATAGAGTATTCACACCAGAAGCATGGCAGGAAACTTTAGGAAATTGGAACACTAATTATCAGCTAATTCAAGCAAAATCTGGGTTAGCAGCAACGGTAACAAGTATTTTGGAACTAGCTAATCTTGATTGGCAAGAAGGTAAGTACCCTAATTGGTCAGAGGCTTTGCCATATTATGGGCAACATCCAGTAGAAATTTAA
- the mrdA gene encoding penicillin-binding protein 2 — MTILKPSPLSGHKNTRTVGQSFQPIFLIIFTLLMLTGISIRLAYLQISEGASHRKRAESNRIRMIPKQPERGNIFDRNGKLLASTRYPRSVYLWPMAHAKPAWSVVGTRLSQILEVPQEEMEKKLEEAGANSSSLIRIARNLNEAQITALKEYQTELKDVEIHTEAVRYYPHGKKLAHVLGYTRELTADQLKEKQQEGYRLGDVIGQMGVEKAYEINLRGEWGGQQVEVDGAGRPLRVLGEKQAKPGKDLHLTLDLNMQKTAEKALGDRDGAIVALDPKNGAVLAMVSHPTFDPNIFSKQKLSQKDWETVQGADHPLVNRALSAFPPASTFKIVTTTAGLESGKFSPGTVLQTYGSLSFGGTRFGEWNHAGFGPLGFVGALQWSSDTFFYQIGRGVGGPTLIEWTRKYGFGKKTGFEFANEEAKGLVPDETWKQKAWKIPWTVGDSINMSIGQGALQTTPLQVAIMFAVPANGGYRVQPHLLKDNEEAKSWRESLNMKPTTISVLRQGLRKVVAEGTGKALNQPTVPLVAGKSGTAEAWKGRVKQNHAWFGAYAPAEQPEFVIVAFAEHSGGGGGSIAAPMILQIMEEYFQRKYPGKYQKPTPKKA, encoded by the coding sequence ATGACTATATTAAAACCATCTCCACTTAGCGGACATAAAAATACACGTACAGTTGGACAGAGTTTCCAGCCGATATTCTTAATTATATTTACTCTATTAATGCTGACGGGAATCAGCATTCGTTTGGCATATTTGCAAATTTCTGAAGGAGCAAGCCACCGAAAACGAGCCGAGTCAAATCGAATTCGGATGATTCCCAAGCAACCAGAACGAGGTAATATTTTTGACCGCAATGGCAAACTTTTAGCCAGTACTCGCTATCCTCGCTCTGTATATTTGTGGCCGATGGCACATGCCAAGCCTGCATGGTCAGTTGTGGGGACACGTCTATCTCAAATTCTTGAGGTTCCCCAAGAAGAGATGGAGAAGAAATTAGAAGAGGCAGGCGCTAACTCTTCTTCACTTATACGGATTGCTCGTAACTTGAATGAAGCACAAATTACGGCATTGAAGGAGTATCAAACCGAACTTAAAGACGTAGAAATTCATACAGAAGCCGTTCGCTATTATCCACACGGCAAGAAATTAGCTCATGTATTAGGCTATACGCGAGAACTGACCGCCGACCAGTTAAAAGAAAAGCAGCAGGAGGGCTACCGATTAGGTGATGTGATTGGTCAAATGGGAGTTGAAAAAGCTTATGAGATAAATCTGCGGGGCGAATGGGGGGGTCAGCAGGTAGAAGTAGATGGTGCAGGTCGGCCGCTCCGAGTTTTGGGGGAGAAGCAGGCGAAGCCTGGTAAAGATTTGCACTTGACCCTAGATTTAAATATGCAAAAAACAGCAGAAAAAGCTTTAGGCGATCGCGACGGTGCGATCGTGGCACTTGACCCAAAGAACGGTGCCGTTTTAGCAATGGTATCTCACCCCACCTTTGACCCCAATATTTTCTCGAAGCAGAAACTTAGCCAAAAAGATTGGGAAACTGTACAAGGTGCAGATCATCCCTTGGTGAATCGCGCCCTCAGCGCCTTTCCACCCGCGAGTACCTTCAAAATTGTCACTACCACAGCTGGTCTAGAATCAGGTAAATTTTCTCCTGGTACAGTCTTGCAAACCTACGGTTCCTTAAGTTTTGGCGGTACCCGATTTGGTGAATGGAATCACGCCGGATTCGGGCCGTTGGGTTTTGTCGGTGCATTACAGTGGAGTAGTGATACCTTTTTCTATCAAATTGGTCGCGGAGTCGGCGGCCCAACTTTAATTGAATGGACTCGCAAGTATGGATTTGGTAAAAAAACCGGTTTTGAGTTTGCCAACGAAGAGGCAAAAGGTTTAGTACCAGATGAGACATGGAAGCAGAAAGCTTGGAAGATACCTTGGACTGTCGGAGACAGCATTAATATGTCAATTGGTCAAGGTGCTTTACAAACTACACCCCTGCAAGTCGCCATCATGTTTGCCGTGCCCGCAAATGGTGGCTATAGAGTCCAGCCGCATTTGCTTAAAGACAATGAAGAAGCAAAAAGCTGGCGAGAATCTTTAAATATGAAGCCGACAACCATTAGTGTTCTCCGGCAAGGACTACGGAAAGTAGTAGCTGAAGGTACTGGTAAGGCTTTGAATCAGCCAACAGTTCCCCTAGTCGCGGGTAAGAGTGGTACTGCCGAAGCCTGGAAGGGACGTGTTAAGCAAAATCACGCCTGGTTTGGTGCTTATGCACCTGCTGAACAGCCAGAATTTGTGATTGTGGCATTTGCGGAACATTCCGGCGGTGGCGGTGGTAGCATTGCTGCGCCAATGATCTTACAAATTATGGAGGAATATTTTCAGCGCAAGTATCCAGGTAAGTATCAGAAACCAACGCCGAAGAAAGCATGA
- a CDS encoding ABC transporter ATP-binding protein, with amino-acid sequence MAQIVMQNQRGITTFQPLDVELRNVFKFFNQEPAVHGIDLDVRQGEFFSILGPSGCGKTTTLRLIAGFEIADAGKVLIQGQSMTNVPPYRRPVNTVFQSYALFNHLNVWDNIAFGLRLKKIHKSEIEIRVQEALKLVKMESLRSRFPSQLSGGQQQRVALARALVNRPTVVLLDEPLGALDLKLRKEMQIELSNLHKDLGVTFVMVTHDQEEALSLSDRIAVMNQGKIEQVGTPSQIYERPQTSFVADFIGDTNLFSGEIVAVDSSSIKISTKTGLSIIISRAEDTPSQLSQAVVVSVRPEKIQLSLYPPNLPANCFEGRLINVMYLGTHVNYVVELTNGIRINVLQPNTFGALPGSDTPIYAWWAENDCLAINQ; translated from the coding sequence ATGGCTCAAATTGTCATGCAGAATCAGAGGGGGATAACAACTTTTCAGCCACTTGATGTTGAACTGCGTAACGTGTTCAAGTTTTTTAACCAAGAACCAGCAGTACACGGAATAGACTTAGATGTCAGGCAAGGAGAATTTTTTAGTATTTTAGGCCCCTCCGGTTGTGGCAAAACAACAACACTACGTTTAATTGCTGGCTTTGAAATCGCTGATGCTGGCAAAGTGTTGATTCAGGGTCAGTCTATGACTAATGTGCCGCCTTACCGCCGACCCGTCAATACTGTATTTCAAAGTTACGCTCTATTCAATCACTTGAATGTCTGGGATAACATCGCCTTTGGACTACGGTTAAAAAAAATCCACAAATCGGAAATTGAAATTAGAGTTCAAGAAGCTTTAAAGTTAGTGAAAATGGAAAGTTTGCGATCGCGCTTTCCTAGTCAACTTTCTGGTGGTCAACAGCAACGAGTCGCCTTAGCAAGGGCTTTAGTCAACCGTCCCACCGTCGTATTACTAGATGAACCTTTAGGGGCGTTAGATTTAAAACTACGTAAAGAGATGCAAATTGAGTTATCAAATTTACACAAAGACTTGGGAGTAACCTTTGTGATGGTGACACACGACCAAGAAGAAGCATTATCTTTGAGCGATCGCATTGCCGTCATGAACCAAGGCAAAATTGAACAAGTTGGCACTCCCAGCCAAATTTACGAACGTCCCCAGACATCTTTTGTTGCTGATTTTATTGGCGATACTAATTTATTCAGTGGTGAAATCGTAGCGGTAGACTCCTCTAGTATTAAAATTTCCACAAAAACAGGGCTCTCAATTATCATTAGCCGGGCTGAAGATACACCATCTCAATTATCACAAGCGGTAGTAGTGAGCGTGCGCCCAGAAAAAATACAGCTTTCGCTTTATCCACCCAATTTGCCAGCTAACTGCTTTGAAGGGCGACTTATTAATGTTATGTATTTGGGCACACACGTTAATTATGTTGTGGAATTAACAAATGGTATTAGGATAAATGTATTGCAACCTAATACTTTTGGTGCTTTACCAGGCAGCGACACGCCCATCTACGCTTGGTGGGCAGAAAATGATTGTTTAGCTATTAATCAATAG
- the mrdA gene encoding penicillin-binding protein 2, translating into MSLFPSIGSKKDTRTVGRGFQSIFLIVFTLLMTTGIEARLAYLQIVEGPKLRERAEANRIRMIAKQPERGNIFDRNGKLLASTRYPSSVYLWPMAHTKPSWSVVGPRLAQILNIPQDEMEKKLEQAGANSSSLIRIARDLNEAEITALKEYKNELPEVEINTDSVRYYPHGKQLAHVLGYTRELTADQLKDKKQEGYRLGDVIGQMGVERAYEKVLRGEWGGQQVEVDGAGRPIRVVGEKQAKAGNDLHLTIDLDVQQAAEKALGNQRGAIAALDPNNGAVLALVSYPTFDPNIFSKQKLSQKDWESLQGKDHPLVNRALSAFPPASTFKIVTTTAGLESGEFSPGSILQTFGSLTVGGVTFGEWNHAGFGPLGFPRALAMSSDTFFYQVGRKVGGPTLIQWSRKYGFGQRTGIEFPNEESIGLVPDEIWKQKVLKTPWTVGDTINMSIGQGALQVTPLQSAIMFSVPANGGYRVQPHLLKDNEEAKSWRESLNMKPETIKVLRDGLRKVVSEGTGKRLDVPTIAPASGKSGTAEAGVGRPNHTWFGAYAPSNKPEIVVVAFGENSGEHGGTVCGPMVLQVLEAYFQHKYPGKYKKPQPDPSEAKTQNSGHGTGD; encoded by the coding sequence ATGTCTTTATTCCCATCAATTGGCAGCAAAAAAGATACACGTACAGTTGGACGTGGTTTTCAATCAATATTTTTAATCGTATTTACCCTCTTAATGACCACTGGGATTGAGGCTCGTTTGGCCTATTTGCAAATTGTTGAAGGTCCAAAACTCCGAGAACGAGCCGAAGCGAACCGGATTCGGATGATTGCTAAACAACCAGAACGGGGTAATATTTTTGACCGCAACGGTAAGCTTTTAGCCAGTACTCGCTATCCTAGTTCTGTATATTTGTGGCCGATGGCACATACTAAGCCTTCTTGGTCTGTAGTTGGCCCACGTCTAGCGCAAATTCTCAACATTCCGCAAGATGAGATGGAAAAGAAATTAGAACAAGCAGGTGCTAATTCTTCTTCACTCATCCGAATTGCTCGCGATCTCAATGAAGCAGAAATTACGGCGCTTAAGGAGTATAAAAATGAACTTCCAGAAGTGGAGATTAATACAGATTCTGTACGTTATTATCCTCATGGGAAGCAATTGGCTCATGTATTAGGCTATACGCGAGAGTTGACCGCCGACCAGTTAAAGGATAAGAAGCAGGAAGGCTACCGACTGGGGGATGTAATCGGTCAGATGGGGGTGGAAAGAGCTTATGAGAAAGTGCTACGAGGCGAATGGGGTGGTCAACAGGTGGAAGTGGATGGTGCGGGTAGACCAATCCGAGTTGTGGGCGAGAAACAGGCAAAGGCTGGTAACGATTTGCATCTGACCATAGATTTGGATGTGCAACAGGCAGCAGAAAAAGCTTTAGGAAATCAACGAGGTGCGATCGCAGCACTCGATCCAAATAACGGTGCTGTTTTAGCGCTGGTATCTTACCCCACCTTTGATCCGAATATCTTCTCAAAACAAAAACTTTCCCAGAAAGATTGGGAAAGCTTGCAAGGTAAAGATCATCCCTTGGTCAATCGGGCTTTGAGTGCCTTTCCACCTGCCAGTACTTTCAAAATTGTCACCACGACAGCCGGACTGGAATCAGGTGAATTCTCTCCTGGCTCAATATTACAGACCTTTGGTTCTCTGACCGTTGGTGGTGTGACTTTTGGTGAGTGGAACCACGCTGGATTCGGGCCATTAGGATTTCCGAGAGCGTTGGCTATGAGTAGTGATACTTTCTTCTATCAAGTTGGCAGAAAAGTTGGTGGCCCAACTTTAATCCAATGGAGCCGCAAATACGGATTTGGTCAAAGAACTGGCATTGAATTTCCTAACGAAGAATCAATAGGCTTGGTTCCAGATGAAATATGGAAGCAGAAAGTTTTGAAGACACCTTGGACTGTAGGCGACACCATTAATATGTCAATTGGTCAAGGCGCTTTGCAAGTGACACCCCTACAATCGGCAATTATGTTTTCTGTCCCTGCGAATGGTGGGTATCGCGTTCAACCGCATTTGCTCAAAGACAACGAAGAAGCAAAAAGTTGGCGAGAATCTTTAAATATGAAGCCGGAAACTATCAAAGTTCTCCGCGATGGACTGCGGAAGGTAGTGAGTGAGGGTACTGGTAAGCGCTTGGACGTGCCGACAATTGCCCCAGCTTCTGGAAAGAGTGGCACTGCTGAAGCTGGTGTTGGTCGCCCAAATCATACTTGGTTTGGTGCTTATGCCCCTAGTAATAAGCCGGAAATCGTGGTTGTGGCCTTTGGTGAAAACTCTGGCGAACACGGCGGTACTGTTTGTGGACCAATGGTTTTACAAGTGCTAGAAGCTTATTTTCAGCACAAGTATCCAGGTAAGTATAAAAAACCTCAGCCCGATCCATCAGAAGCAAAAACTCAGAATTCAGGACATGGCACTGGAGATTAG
- a CDS encoding AEC family transporter: MTNLLELYVKLGGLVLVGFVLGRKLPVTVPTRLGQFIFWVGVPISIVSFLRQSSLSGQIWIAPATAYLAILLGAFLAWLGIKAQAYFRNTVSEPPTQASLILAAMLGNTGYLGFPITLAMVGKEYFAWALFYDLLGSFPGTYGLGVLLAARFGGGVQNHWQIAKSILINPALWGFGFGLLFRQVTIPTVTEFWLEKFAWSSVALSLVLIGMRLALLKSWRSLPQVGMSLGIKMLLVPLILGNILPVFGITGAIAKVIILQMAMPPAFATLVIAEAFNLDRDLAVTALAAGAIVLLVTLPVWLWLF, from the coding sequence TTGACAAACCTTTTAGAACTATACGTCAAGCTGGGAGGATTAGTCCTGGTAGGTTTTGTTCTGGGACGCAAACTACCTGTAACAGTTCCTACACGTTTGGGACAGTTTATTTTTTGGGTGGGAGTACCCATAAGCATAGTATCGTTTTTGCGTCAATCTAGCTTGTCGGGACAAATTTGGATTGCACCTGCTACCGCTTACCTCGCCATTTTACTAGGAGCATTTTTAGCTTGGTTAGGAATTAAAGCGCAAGCCTATTTTAGAAATACTGTCTCCGAACCACCAACTCAAGCTAGCTTGATATTAGCAGCAATGTTGGGTAACACAGGTTATCTTGGTTTTCCCATTACCTTAGCAATGGTAGGCAAGGAATACTTTGCTTGGGCGCTATTTTACGATTTGTTAGGTTCATTCCCAGGAACTTACGGTTTGGGTGTATTACTAGCAGCGCGTTTTGGCGGTGGTGTCCAGAATCATTGGCAGATTGCCAAGTCTATCTTAATTAATCCTGCGCTGTGGGGTTTCGGATTTGGCTTGCTGTTTCGGCAGGTGACAATTCCCACAGTTACGGAATTCTGGTTAGAAAAATTTGCTTGGAGTAGTGTAGCTTTATCCCTGGTATTAATTGGAATGCGACTGGCGCTGCTCAAATCTTGGCGTAGCCTACCACAAGTAGGGATGAGCTTGGGAATCAAAATGCTGCTAGTTCCCTTGATATTGGGCAATATTCTACCAGTATTTGGAATAACTGGAGCGATCGCAAAAGTAATTATCTTACAAATGGCCATGCCTCCAGCTTTTGCCACACTCGTAATCGCTGAGGCATTCAATCTCGATCGCGATCTGGCAGTTACAGCCCTAGCTGCTGGGGCTATAGTATTGTTGGTTACTCTCCCCGTTTGGCTGTGGCTATTTTGA
- a CDS encoding serine hydrolase domain-containing protein gives MIDDYIRAAMTQNQIPGLSVAVVQEGEAVLVKGYGLANIEHSVSANEHTIYEVASVGKTFTATAVMMLVEQGIISLDDAMPAAVNYADYLDHLPLTWQNVTIQHILSHQSGIPSYTDAPNYWEITHLNLSKSEILALVTHLPLKFQPGEFSAYDNTGYYLLGLILEKVTGQSYGDLLQERIFTPLGMNATVMNYPSDIVSHRAAGYRLLNSKLVNKPYYSPSVTYSAGGQLSSIEDMVKWEQALCSATLLKQSTLDKMWTPRFPNQGDDWEKLRYIAGLGWWVLNYGDRRVVGHNGSILGFASNITRFIDDKITVILLCNLDKISRPDAIAKKIAEYYYPALKEVIIQPPLG, from the coding sequence GTGATTGACGACTATATCCGAGCCGCAATGACTCAAAACCAGATTCCTGGACTTTCTGTAGCCGTGGTGCAGGAAGGTGAAGCTGTTTTAGTTAAGGGCTATGGGCTGGCGAATATAGAACACTCTGTTTCAGCGAATGAACACACAATTTATGAAGTTGCGTCTGTTGGTAAAACTTTCACGGCTACAGCCGTAATGATGCTGGTAGAACAAGGGATAATTTCGCTAGATGATGCGATGCCTGCGGCGGTAAACTACGCAGACTATCTCGATCATCTACCCCTGACATGGCAAAATGTCACAATTCAACATATTCTGTCTCATCAGTCTGGAATTCCTAGCTATACCGATGCCCCAAACTACTGGGAAATTACCCATCTTAATTTATCGAAATCTGAAATTTTGGCTCTAGTTACTCACCTACCCCTCAAGTTCCAACCGGGTGAGTTTAGCGCCTATGACAACACAGGCTACTATCTACTGGGTTTGATCCTAGAAAAGGTAACTGGACAATCTTATGGAGATTTGTTGCAAGAGCGCATTTTTACTCCTTTGGGAATGAATGCAACCGTAATGAACTATCCCAGCGACATAGTGTCACACCGCGCTGCTGGCTATCGCTTGCTAAACAGCAAACTCGTTAACAAACCTTACTACAGTCCTTCAGTTACTTATTCTGCTGGAGGTCAACTTTCCAGTATAGAAGATATGGTGAAGTGGGAACAGGCGCTTTGTAGTGCAACTCTGCTAAAGCAATCAACCCTAGATAAAATGTGGACTCCTCGTTTTCCCAATCAGGGCGATGATTGGGAAAAGTTGAGATATATTGCAGGTTTAGGTTGGTGGGTATTGAATTACGGCGATCGCCGAGTAGTTGGTCATAATGGTTCGATACTAGGATTTGCAAGTAACATTACCCGCTTTATTGATGACAAAATTACCGTGATTTTACTTTGCAATCTCGATAAAATTTCCCGACCAGATGCGATCGCTAAGAAAATTGCTGAATACTACTATCCTGCCCTTAAGGAAGTAATTATTCAGCCTCCGTTAGGATAA
- a CDS encoding MlaE family ABC transporter permease, with protein sequence MRLKTNFEQSQIARCCAAVLLFGQVWLHFIQGKTYYHKIMQHLVTAGPGSISPVLLVSGFAGMIFTIQTARELVRFGAENAVGGAFALAFCRELAPILTASIMAGQVGSAFAAEIGAMRVTEQIDALYMLKTDPIDYLVLPRVIACCLMVPLMTILALVTGIIGGVFAGSYFYKIIPETFLESVRNFLEPSDLFIILLKGFIFGVLVAVIGCSWGLTTKGGAKEVGESATKAVVTSWVSIFIMDFFLSLLLFDQPAF encoded by the coding sequence GATTGCACGCTGTTGTGCGGCGGTGCTGCTTTTCGGTCAAGTGTGGCTACATTTTATCCAGGGAAAAACTTACTACCACAAAATCATGCAACATTTGGTGACTGCTGGACCCGGTTCTATCTCTCCAGTTCTCCTGGTTAGCGGTTTTGCAGGAATGATTTTTACTATTCAGACGGCAAGAGAATTAGTCCGGTTTGGGGCTGAAAATGCTGTGGGAGGTGCTTTTGCTTTAGCTTTTTGTAGAGAATTGGCTCCAATTTTAACCGCTAGTATTATGGCAGGACAAGTGGGTTCTGCTTTTGCAGCAGAAATAGGTGCAATGCGTGTAACTGAGCAAATTGATGCACTTTATATGCTCAAAACTGACCCCATTGATTATCTAGTACTTCCTAGAGTAATCGCTTGTTGTTTGATGGTACCTTTGATGACGATTTTGGCTTTAGTTACTGGCATTATCGGCGGAGTTTTTGCCGGATCGTACTTTTACAAAATTATTCCCGAAACATTTTTAGAATCAGTCAGAAATTTTTTAGAACCATCAGATTTGTTTATTATTTTGCTAAAAGGGTTTATTTTTGGTGTGCTGGTTGCTGTCATCGGCTGTAGTTGGGGTTTAACTACTAAGGGGGGAGCTAAGGAAGTAGGAGAATCGGCAACAAAGGCAGTTGTTACTAGTTGGGTATCCATTTTTATCATGGATTTTTTCCTTTCTCTACTACTATTTGACCAGCCTGCATTTTGA